In Lemur catta isolate mLemCat1 chromosome 18, mLemCat1.pri, whole genome shotgun sequence, a genomic segment contains:
- the OGG1 gene encoding N-glycosylase/DNA lyase isoform X2 → MGHRTLASTPALWASIPCPLSELRLDLVLASGQSFRWREHSPAHWSGVLADQVWTLTQTEEKLYCTVYRGDKGWVGRPTLEELEAVRGYFQLDVSLAQLYRHWGSVDSHFQEVAQKFQGVRLLRQDPIECLFSFICSSNNNITRITGMVERLCQAFGPRLTQLDDVTYHGFPSLQALAGPEVEAHLRKLGLGYRARYVSASARAILEKQGGLAWLQQLREAPYEEAHKALCALPGVGTKDSVSVKGG, encoded by the exons ATGGGGCATCGTACTCTagcctccaccccagccctgtgGGCCTCCATTCCGTGTCCACTCTCTGAGCTGCGCCTGGACCTGGTTCTGGCTTCTGGACAGTCCTTCCG GTGGAGGGAGCATAGCCCTGCACACTGGAGTGGTGTACTAGCGGACCAAGTATGGACACTGACTCAAACTGAAGAGAAGCTCTACTGCACTGTGTACCGGGGGGACAAGGGCTGGGTTGGCAGGCCCACCCTAGAGGAGCTGGAGGCTGTCCGTGGTTACTTCCAGCTGGATGTCAGCCTGGCTCAACTGTATCGCCATTGGGGTTCCGTGGACTCCCACTTCCAAGAGGTGGCTCAGAAGTTCCAAG GTGTGCGACTGCTGCGACAGGACCCTATCGAAtgccttttctctttcatctGTTCCTCCAACAACAACATCACCCGCATCACTGGCATGGTGGAGCGGCTGTGCCAGGCCTTTGGACCACGGCTCACACAGCTTGATGATGTCACCTACCATGGCTTCCCTAGCCTGCAGGCTCTGGCTG GGCCAGAGGTGGAGGCTCATCTCAGGAAGCTGGGCCTGGGCTACCGTGCCCGCTACGTGAGTGCCAGTGCCCGAGCCATCCTGGAAAAACAGGGCGGGCTGGCCTGGCTGCAGCAGCTGCGAGAGGCCCCCTACGAGGAGGCCCACAAGGCCCTCTGTGCACTGCCTGGGGTGGGCACCAAG GACTCTGTGTCTGTCAAAGGTGGCTGA
- the OGG1 gene encoding N-glycosylase/DNA lyase isoform X1: MGHRTLASTPALWASIPCPLSELRLDLVLASGQSFRWREHSPAHWSGVLADQVWTLTQTEEKLYCTVYRGDKGWVGRPTLEELEAVRGYFQLDVSLAQLYRHWGSVDSHFQEVAQKFQGVRLLRQDPIECLFSFICSSNNNITRITGMVERLCQAFGPRLTQLDDVTYHGFPSLQALAGPEVEAHLRKLGLGYRARYVSASARAILEKQGGLAWLQQLREAPYEEAHKALCALPGVGTKVADCICLMALDKPQAVPVDAHVWQIAQRDYSWRPTTSEAKGLSPQTNKELGNFFRSLWGPYAGWAQAVLFSADLRQSHRAQEPPAKRRKWCKGPED, translated from the exons ATGGGGCATCGTACTCTagcctccaccccagccctgtgGGCCTCCATTCCGTGTCCACTCTCTGAGCTGCGCCTGGACCTGGTTCTGGCTTCTGGACAGTCCTTCCG GTGGAGGGAGCATAGCCCTGCACACTGGAGTGGTGTACTAGCGGACCAAGTATGGACACTGACTCAAACTGAAGAGAAGCTCTACTGCACTGTGTACCGGGGGGACAAGGGCTGGGTTGGCAGGCCCACCCTAGAGGAGCTGGAGGCTGTCCGTGGTTACTTCCAGCTGGATGTCAGCCTGGCTCAACTGTATCGCCATTGGGGTTCCGTGGACTCCCACTTCCAAGAGGTGGCTCAGAAGTTCCAAG GTGTGCGACTGCTGCGACAGGACCCTATCGAAtgccttttctctttcatctGTTCCTCCAACAACAACATCACCCGCATCACTGGCATGGTGGAGCGGCTGTGCCAGGCCTTTGGACCACGGCTCACACAGCTTGATGATGTCACCTACCATGGCTTCCCTAGCCTGCAGGCTCTGGCTG GGCCAGAGGTGGAGGCTCATCTCAGGAAGCTGGGCCTGGGCTACCGTGCCCGCTACGTGAGTGCCAGTGCCCGAGCCATCCTGGAAAAACAGGGCGGGCTGGCCTGGCTGCAGCAGCTGCGAGAGGCCCCCTACGAGGAGGCCCACAAGGCCCTCTGTGCACTGCCTGGGGTGGGCACCAAG GTGGCTGACTGCATCTGCCTGATGGCCCTAGACAAGCCCCAGGCTGTGCCTGTGGATGCCCATGTGTGGCAGATTGCCCAGCGTGACTACAGTTGGCGCCCCACCACATCCGAGGCGAAGGGCCTGAGCCCCCAGACCAACAAGGAGCTGG GAAACTTTTTCCGGAGCCTGTGGGGACCTTATGCTGGCTGGGCCCAAGCG GTGCTGTTCAGTGCTGACCTGCGCCAATCCCACCGTGCTCAGGAGCCACCAGCAAAGCGCAGAAAGTGGTGCAAAGGGCCTGAAGACTAG